Below is a window of Micromonospora chersina DNA.
AGGTTCTCTGGCATGTAGATCTGTTCGCCGCTATAAGGCAATTCAATCTTGTTGTCCTCACCTCGGTACTCTAGGGCGAATAGCAGCTCGCCCAGGACGCGCGGCAAGTTTGCCCGGTTAATCTCATCGACGATCAGGAAGTGCGCGGCACCGGGGGCGTCAGTAGCGGCGGAGATGAGCCGCCGGAGCACGCCTTTATGGACCTTATACCTCAGTTCGGTGGCGGCCTCATCCAGGCGGGGACGTATGCCCTCGACAAAATCTTCATAAGCGTACGTCGGATGAAACTGGACCAACTTCACGCGTGTATCGCCGCCTAAAGCCCTGGCGAGAGCGCGTGCGGCGAGTGTCTTCCCGGTGCCCGGCGGTCCGGCAAACAGCAGCTGACGAGAGCGGCCGGCAAGCTCGACGAGCGCTCGTGCCCGTTCCTCTGCCCAGTGCAGTTCGGTTACAAGCACATGGGTGGGATCGTTTCCGATGTCATCGGCCGTCGCGATCGCGCGCAACGTCACGACAGTCAGCTGCTTGACCAGCTCACCAGCGTTATCCGTCGCAGCTAACGTTTCAGGATCTATATGCCGTCTCACTAGACCGCTGCTGGACGGCTCCGCAGCCATCGCGGCGATCCATTCCCCGGCAGTCGCGAACCGGGCCCCCGTTCCGTTGTCGGCCTCAAATATCCAATCGTCCGAAGCGAGGGACTCCAGTGGTACGCGGTCTTGGGCGGAAAGGGACGCGAGCTGCATGCGAACGCGTAGACGACTTTCTGATTCTTTGGCCTCGAGAGATTCCTCGTCCGCGGGTGCCAGTTGGAACATGAGGTCTAGTCCCTGACCGTCCAGACGAGCAATGACGCAGGAACGGGCCGGTTCCATGCCTGAGATGTACACGGTGAGAATCGGCTTATCGTCGTCGACGATCGCCGACACGGTTACTCCTTCATCCGCTGCAGCCCGCTTGGCTAGACGTCCGAGCAGCGCTAATCTCGCGCGGGCTTTTGCGAGCGCCGCCGTTTGGGCTGCGTCGAGTCCTCGCCTGTCGGCTGCTTGTAGAACGCGCCCGGCGAGTTCGCAATCGTCCGTGCTGAACCGGATCGAAAGCATACGTCTCATCTGACCGCTTAGAGTCCAGACCGTTGCTGTCTTCCCGGACCCCGTCGGACGCTTCCTCCCGGAATCTTCGAGCAGCCCGATGTTGACTAGCTCGTTCCGTCGCGGGCGGATGTTATTGAGACCGCCCGGCGCCTCCAGGATTTCCGAAAGCTCGTGATCCGTGGTCCCCTGCGCACGACGGTCGGCTACGACCATCAACGCCTTGTAAAGCCAGTTGTCCGGATTGCCCACCTGCGCGGGAAGGAGCTGGTCAGCTATCAGATCATCGAGGTCGGCCATGCGGGGATCTTACCGTTCGTAGGCTTCAATTCGATCATCCAGGCACCGGCGCGAGGACTCCGGAACATCCTCAGTCGATCAAGGAGCGGACCACCGCGTGACCGCTCACAGGAGATTTCCGTCCCCTCAGTTGGCTGGCCAGGAGGCCTGACAGTTAGGCAGCGGTAGATGACTGAGCAGGCCGTGGCGAGGCGAGCTTCGGGTGATCGTTTTTGCCCGGTAAGGGCGTGGCGTGCAGGCCACAAGTGAGCGCTCGGCGAGGGTGTCGGTCGTGACACAAAAAATCCCACGACTGTCTACCGGTCCCGCCTACCGCTGTCCACGACGACGCCGACAGTCAGCATCGCCATCCGCCGATACCTTACCCGTGCGGCGGTGGCGGTGGCGGTGGCGGTGGCGGTGGCGGAACCTACAACACCACACCGCAGCGGCGATCGGGCTGGCCGTGCT
It encodes the following:
- a CDS encoding AAA family ATPase is translated as MADLDDLIADQLLPAQVGNPDNWLYKALMVVADRRAQGTTDHELSEILEAPGGLNNIRPRRNELVNIGLLEDSGRKRPTGSGKTATVWTLSGQMRRMLSIRFSTDDCELAGRVLQAADRRGLDAAQTAALAKARARLALLGRLAKRAAADEGVTVSAIVDDDKPILTVYISGMEPARSCVIARLDGQGLDLMFQLAPADEESLEAKESESRLRVRMQLASLSAQDRVPLESLASDDWIFEADNGTGARFATAGEWIAAMAAEPSSSGLVRRHIDPETLAATDNAGELVKQLTVVTLRAIATADDIGNDPTHVLVTELHWAEERARALVELAGRSRQLLFAGPPGTGKTLAARALARALGGDTRVKLVQFHPTYAYEDFVEGIRPRLDEAATELRYKVHKGVLRRLISAATDAPGAAHFLIVDEINRANLPRVLGELLFALEYRGEDNKIELPYSGEQIYMPENLWLIGTMNTADRSVALMDAAMRRRFKEVRFGVDLDALLRWHEKRTSVELGKEAVERLKRLNSQVVALLDDDRAIGHSFLMREDLAQVGFEAVWMEDLEAVLRDHLLGRQDDLPALRDAFLGPLL